The Paraburkholderia hospita DNA segment TATCTTCCGCTGGGCCGTGTGGCTGTCCGTGCCCGCCGGCATTGAGGCGATCGGCAACCTGGCCGTCCTCAAATATCAGGCGAAGTTCGTGTTGCTGTCGAAGTGGCTGCTGGCGCTCGCGGTCGCGTGCGTCGTCAATCTGCTGGCGATTCCGCGCTTCGGCGCCTATGGCGCGTTGATCGGACTGGCGTCCGGCTATCTGGCCGCGGCGTCCGTCAATTTTTATTACATCCGTTACAAGCTGCGTCCATGACGTCTTCATCATTCACGCCGCCCGCGGCCGCCGCATCGCTCGACGATGTCGCCGTGCTGATGCCCGCGTACAACGGCCAGGCCGACGTCGAGCGCACACTGGCTTCGTTCAGCGAGGACGCGCGCATCCACGTGCTGATCGTCGACGACGGCAGCACGCCGCCCATCGTCGCGCCCGCGCTGCCGAACATGTCGGTCGAAGTGCTGCGCATGCCGAAAAACGGCGGCATCGAACGCGCGTTGCAAACGGGTATCGAAGCGCTCGCGGCGCGCGGCTTTCGCTACGCCGCGCGCATCGACGCGGGCGACCTTACCGTGCCGCATCGTCTTGCGAAGCAACGCGCGCATCTCGAAGCGCATCCGCACATCGCGGGTCTGGGCATGTGGACACAAGTGGTCTCGCGCGACGGCCAGCCGCTCTTCATGCTGACGCCGCCCAGCGAACCAGGGGCGATTCGCCGCGAGCGCTTCATGCGCGCGTGCTTCGTCCATCCTTCGATGATGCTGCGCATCGACGCCGTGCTCGCCGTCGGCAACTACCGCGAAGCGTACAAGGCAGCCGAAGACCTCGATCTGTTCCTGCGCATGATGGCGCGTTACGACTGCGCGAACCTGCCCGAACTTGGCCTGTACTATGAACTGAACGAAGGCGGCATCAGCGCGACGAAGCGGCGCCGCCAGATCGCGTCCACGCTGCGTTTGCAGACGCACTATTTTAACGTGCTGAACGTTTGCGACTGGCTCGGCCTCGCGAAGAACCTGTTGCACTTCGTCACCCCTTACCAGACGCTTCAGCGCATGAAGAAGCGGCTCTACGCGCCGCGCGCGAGCCATTGACACGTGCTCAATCCCACCCCTATCGCCAGCATGAAGCAACCCATCGAAGCTCCCACCGCGCTACGCGTCGCGCTCGTCTGCAACACCGCGTTCGCGATCTACACATACCGGCAAGGGCTGATACGGGCACTCGTCGCACGCGGCGTCGACGTGACGGTCATCGCACCGCGCGACCGCACCTCGGCGCTGCTCGAACAGATGGGCTGCCGCTGCATCGAGCTGCATGTCGCATCGAAAGGCACGAATCCGCGCGACGATCTGCGCACGATGTGGGTGCTTTACCGGCTGTACCGCACGATCCGTCCGCAGATCGTGTTTCATTACACGATCAAGCCGAATATCTATGGCTCGATTGCGGCGAAACTGGCGGGCGTCGATTCGGTTGCGGTCACGACGGGCCTCGGCTATGTTTTTATCCAGAAGAGCGGCACCGCGCAGATTGCCAAACTTTTGTATCGCTTTGCATTCCGTTTTCCGCGCGAAATATGGTTTCTGAATCAGGACGACGAAGCCGCCTTTCGCGGGCAGAACCTGCTTGCGCATCCTGAACGCGCGCGGCTCCTCCGTGGCGAGGGCGTGGATCTCGAGCAGTTTGCTTTCATGCCTTTGCCGGATCGTAAAAATGGGGATGAAAATAATCAGAGGACATTTTCTTTTGTATTAATCGGCCGCCTGTTGTGGGATAAAGGCGTGGGCGAATACGTCGAAGCCGCAAGGCGGTTGCGCGCGAAGTATCCATATGCGCGTTTTCAGTTGCTCGGCCCCGTCGGCGTCGACAATCCGAGCGCGATTTCGCAGGCCGAAGTCGATGCATGGGTGCGCGAAGGCGTGATCGACTATCTGGGTGAGGCACATGACGTGCGTCCGCTGATCGCCGCTGCCGATTGCGTCGTGCTGCCTTCGTATCGCGAAGGCGTGCCGCGCACGCTGATGGAAGCATCGGCGATCGGACGGCCGATCGTCGCGACCAACGTGCCGGGCTGCCGCGAAGTCGTCGCGGACGGTGTCAACGGCGTGTTATGCGAGGCCCGTAATGTGGACAGCCTCGCGGCGAAGCTCGCGCAGATGCTCGACATGAGCGATGACGAGCGGCGCGCGATGGGCGAGCGCGGCCGTGCGAAAGTCGCGCAGGAGTTTGACGAACGCGGTGTCGTCGAACGGTATAAAACCCTGATTCAGCAGTTGACGGGCATATCACTCTAAGGGAGCTCAGCATGACCACGAAGGGCACGATTCTGGTAACGGGCGGTGCAGGCTTTATCGGTTCGCACACGTGCGTGGAACTGCTCAACAGCGATTACGACGTGGTCGTAATCGACAACCTCGTGAACAGCAAGCGCGAATCGATCGTGCGCGTCGAGCAGATTACTGGCAGGAAGGTCGCGTTTTACGAAGCGGACGTGCGCGACGAAGCGGTCCTCAACGCGATCTTCGACAAACACCCCATCACGGGTGCGATTCACTTCGCCGCGCTAAAGGCAGTGGGCGAATCGGTCGCGAAGCCGCTCGAATACTACCGGAACAACATGGACGGCCTGCTCGTGCTGCTCGACGTGATGCGCGCGCGCAACGTGAAGCAGTTCGTGTTCAGTTCGTCGGCGACCGTGTATGGCGTGCCGAAAAGCTCGCCGATCGACGAATCGTTCCCGCTCTCGGCAACGAATCCGTATGGCCAGAGCAAGCTGATCGCCGAGCAGATCCTGCGCG contains these protein-coding regions:
- a CDS encoding glycosyltransferase → MTSSSFTPPAAAASLDDVAVLMPAYNGQADVERTLASFSEDARIHVLIVDDGSTPPIVAPALPNMSVEVLRMPKNGGIERALQTGIEALAARGFRYAARIDAGDLTVPHRLAKQRAHLEAHPHIAGLGMWTQVVSRDGQPLFMLTPPSEPGAIRRERFMRACFVHPSMMLRIDAVLAVGNYREAYKAAEDLDLFLRMMARYDCANLPELGLYYELNEGGISATKRRRQIASTLRLQTHYFNVLNVCDWLGLAKNLLHFVTPYQTLQRMKKRLYAPRASH
- a CDS encoding glycosyltransferase family 4 protein — encoded protein: MKQPIEAPTALRVALVCNTAFAIYTYRQGLIRALVARGVDVTVIAPRDRTSALLEQMGCRCIELHVASKGTNPRDDLRTMWVLYRLYRTIRPQIVFHYTIKPNIYGSIAAKLAGVDSVAVTTGLGYVFIQKSGTAQIAKLLYRFAFRFPREIWFLNQDDEAAFRGQNLLAHPERARLLRGEGVDLEQFAFMPLPDRKNGDENNQRTFSFVLIGRLLWDKGVGEYVEAARRLRAKYPYARFQLLGPVGVDNPSAISQAEVDAWVREGVIDYLGEAHDVRPLIAAADCVVLPSYREGVPRTLMEASAIGRPIVATNVPGCREVVADGVNGVLCEARNVDSLAAKLAQMLDMSDDERRAMGERGRAKVAQEFDERGVVERYKTLIQQLTGISL